Part of the Podospora pseudopauciseta strain CBS 411.78 chromosome 7 map unlocalized CBS411.78m_7.2, whole genome shotgun sequence genome, CTCCTTGgttccttttatttttatctttctttttgttctggCTAGAATGTCGTGTTCATTGTCTCTGGATTTGAATTTCATTTTGTTGTATCGTAGTGTTAATGGCATCTCTATTGGCTTGGTGCTGGAGTGCTATTGTACATGAGTTTTCTTGCTTTGATCACGCCTGTGTACCGAGATGGAAATTAGTTGCTCGTGTTCCAACCAAGCTCTGCTCCTGTACTACGCCCTTCTGTGTTCGTCCGGGAAACAACTGGTCGTCTGGTAGACTTGACATGCAGGTACCCAGCAAAAGGTATTGAGGGCGTTGTCCCATCTACTGGTAGCGATCCGCTGCTCGAGAGAGGAAACGGCGGGGGTGGCATAAAACCAACATCCCTGTGAGGCTGGTAATGCACTGGCCCTTGAAGAGGGATAGGTGATTCCAAGTCCCCAGCCATGTCTGTTGAACCCATTTCTGACGTGGGCAACGTCGGCGTGCCGGTGTTGAGAGGGCCTCGCGGGAGTAGCAACGGAGCTTCGCGGCCTTTCTGAGATGCCCGACTCTCTTTCCGCCATCGATTTGTATGCGAGCGGGCGTTGGACTGAATGGTGCGGATGCCAGCCGACATACACGCcgcctcaaccacctcccatTTCTCCCCCACCCGATCCGCCAGCGGAGTCCACATCTGCTTACGCAGGGCCATGTACTCGTGAGAAATGCGCTCTAGCCTTTGACCGTCTTGTTCAAGTGCGCCTCGTCTCTCCATAAGCCGTTCGTATCGTTTGCGGCACGCATTCGCCGTCTTGGTCGGAAAGTAGGTTCGTTGCAATTCCACCCAGTGCTTGCCACGGGACCGCGCCAGTACAAGCGTTCTATCATCCGCCGCACTCCAAGTTCCGTAGTTGTAGGCTGAGTGAGAGTACTCTGGAACAACAACATCTTCTTCTGGGGGCagttccccttccccctctaTATCTCTGTTTTTGTCCTTGTATCCTGCAGTGGCTCTGGAGCTTTCGTTCTCGCTAAACGTTCTCGGCGCTGGCAATGGTATCCCATCATATGAAGTGACTGGAGGCGTCATTATCGACTGCAAGGAGTACTGCCAGCTTGGCTCTTGCGAAATAGTCGGCTGTGGCGCATGTGACGAGGCCCCGTGATGGCTGATCTGGTCGTCGGTAATCCAGCCCCTGGAAGATCCGGGTTCCTCTATTAACGGAGGTTCTCCACTTCTGGTTGGGGGCTGAAGGCCTCGTGGTCTTGACATTGCTTTGGCTTGGAATCGCTACTCCGGTATTTCATACGGACGGGAGATCCTGTAGCGTTCAGAATCACTTGCCGACCTCTCCCTACTGCTGAGCTGGCATCCTgaaagaagctggagagTTTCTGAGCTTGCCAAGCAACATATACTGACAAGAGAAAGCAGCTCGCATGGCTCGAACCGCACTGATGAGGTAATCCTCCCCATCTGCGCAGATCGGATCCATCAGGCAGACTGGGCGAATATCTCTGTCGAAAAAATCGACCTGGACTTTTCGCAAAATGGATCTTCGGGCGAATGAAAGCGGGTCCGGaggccgctgctgctgcatgaCGTGCCGCATAAGTGAGGGTGTGGCTCTAGAGTATCCTGCATGGACGAACGAGAGGCCAGACTTTCACCGAAAATGAGACCTGGTGGAGCTGATATTGCAGGTTCGGAGATATTCTCTAATGGGTTGAGGCTTGCACCTGAAGCCATCTTGGAGTCGCATGTGATGACATTTGTAGAGTTAATCCCCGGCCATAGTAGGGAGCTacctaaggtacctaggtaggtagtccAATCGACGAGATATACTCTGAATCCAAATCAACAGACATAAAGTGCTACTGTTTGTGTTTTAGACCACGTCTCCCTGGTGCCTAGCCATGAACAGCGGCAGCTATCTTTCTCCAGAAAAccctcttttctttgacTGCTGGCCAGCCATGCAAAGCTAACGCATGCAGCCTCTATCGAGCTGCATCGATGGTGCCATGCATGGACCAGTCGTCCAACCAGTCAGGGGGCTTCGGGACATTGGAAAGCGAACTTTTTGTCTGCAGGGTGTCACTGATCGCTTTGTTGACGGCTCGGAATTACTGTTATCCAGACTTATTTGCAGATTCCTTCTGCTTTGACGCCCGCTCAGACATCAAAAGGGTCATTGCACATGCATCTGAATATCAACTTCGCATAACTCATAACTTCATACCTGTTATTTGTGCACGGTTATGCCACCCCTTTTCCTACCCCTTTTCCTACCCCTTTTTTCGGCCCCTTTTTTCGGCCCCTTTTACTTACCCCACCTTCAGACAACCGTCCTTACCCGCAATTCATTGCGCACACAAAAAGACTTCACAGTAAATATCCAAAATTTATGTCTCATGTTTTCCATGTTTCGATGAATGGCAATCAAGATGGCAGGTTTAGCTCTCCCTACATCCTTCTTTCTCCGAcactccccccatcctctccaacacaCGTAAACATTCCGTAGCTAATCCCCTGAAATCTCCTTGAAGACTACAAGCCCCAACGTCTTTGTCTTGCTCTACGTCACATCTTCCATGTGTCATTTTTGGGTACATTTCACACTCGTTCGCTGAGCGGGGTAAGACGACTTCGCGACAACGTTCCTCAGCTTCGACAGCCATTTCCACTAGAATCGTATCGACATGTCCTCGGAGCCTGATCATCTCCAGCTGTTCTGAGAGACTTGATGGAGAAGGTATGGAGTGAATTTCTAAGCGTCCTTCCCCGTTACTTTTTCCAGGTACGAGTGGTTGAGAGTTCCAAATGATAGATGAAGTGGACTGGTAGGATCTGATAACAATCTCCGGGTCTTGGAAGATTTCTGGAGTTGAGAAAAAGATGTGATTGAGGCAAATTGCATCTAGAGACCGGAGAAACTGAGCGATAGATGGTGTGATTGTTTTAAAGGAGTGGGCGAAGGTGGTTGCTTTGGATATCGGCTGTTTGAAAGTAGTATGACCTTCGCAAGTTGGGTTGAACGATGTGCTTTCGGTGCTGCTGGCGGAGCTGTAGATTGTAGAATGGAGTGTGATGAGAATTAGAACTGTGGGGCATGGGTCAAGATCAAAAAGATTCATGGCTTGCTCCTGAAACTTatgggggaggtgattggTGGGAGATAGTACAGATTTTGCGTTGTTGCGAGAGCGAAGGATTCTATTTGACTACCACCTATCTCTTTGTTTCTTATCGTCTAGTTTACCTGCTCAAAGGAGGATTTGCTGACAAAAGTTGAGCAGAGAATGGAATGCCTTGACGCTTCGACTGTTCCATTCAGGCTATAAGGTACCTTTACAAGTTGAGACAAGCATAATGGAGCACGCGGAGCAAAGAAGGATGCGGCATTTGTATGAGACCAGCTACATACTTCTTAATACCAAGCAAAGCTTCAAAAGCCCCTGAACCAAAACGCCTGACGCCATGATTGTTACCTTGCCTCCCAAAAACACCGTCATATACCATTTATCTAAAGTCCCTCCAGCTCAACCTCTGATCACACGACGAACCTCACCATATCGGTCCCGCTCATCACGATAGACGGCCTCTGTTGTACgcctgctgcttcttccGTCATCGCGGTAGGGATCCCTTTCAGAGCGCCTGGTGCTCGAACGGCCATCATCGCGATACACATCCTCTCTCCGAGAAGAAGAACGGACCTCTTCTTTGCGACTCGAGTGACGACCATCCGTGCGTACCTTGGTATCATCCCGCCTGGAACTCTTGACGCTCATTCCGGACATCTTCATGGTTAATTCCGTCATACCACCAGGATGTCCAGGCCGTGTTGAATCGGATCGGCGGGAGCTGTCTCCATAAGggtcccctcctccaacaccagGCCGACCACTGCTGGGACCCGAGCGGCGGCTTCCATCACCGCCggctggaggtggtgcaCGGCTGCTTCCAgaaccgccgccaccgccaccgccagcgcTGGTAGAGCTCGTTGCTACCCGGAGAATGCGCGGCTTGATCCAAGTGCAGCCAAGGCGGGCACAGATATCCTGACAGCAGGCATTCTTTTGATGGCCCGGGGCGCAAAGCTCCTGGACTCCGATGTAAGGGTCCCTAGTCTGCTGCTCGCGAGGACGGTAGTCGTATCCGGGTCTGAATCCATACACGATGATACGGATAGGACCATCGCGCGCGTAGAACTTTCCTCCACGGATGAACCTATCGCGGTAGTTTCGCTCGACGAGGTAGTAAAGAACATCCTCTGCGTGGATGTGGTCGGGGTGGGGCCCGTCTCTGTTGCTTCTGACCTCCCGCTGGCGTGTGGTAGGGTTGGTGACTGTGACGAAGGACGAAGCAGCATGCCACCAGTTCACTGCGTAGGTGGAGCCGTACTGTGAGATTTCCTGTCGGAAGACACCTCGGGGAATGGTGCTCTGGTAAATAACACCGCCGTCAAGTCCAAATGGGATGTACATAGTCGCAACCAGGAGAGATCCAGTTCTTCTGCTTTGTCCGATAAAGGCTCTGGATCCGTACTTGTTATCGAGCCAGTCATATGACTGTCGTCCGAATGCTTCCAGTTGCTCATCAGTAGGAGGGTAAGGATCATCCCACATGATCTCCCTCGTCCAAGTTGCAGCGCTGACGCGGTCAGTACCCTCAAGTCTCTCATCAACATGAGTGACCatcaggggagggggagaaggggtgcGGGATTGCCTGGACATTTTCAGCAGGAATTTTGCAAGACAAGAGAAACTGAGATTGAACCCTGTTCAGATAATAACAAATAAGATAAGGAATGGATAGTGTGAGTTGAAGATCTCGACCGGcgagatggaaaagaaagacgAGAATGACAGAAGTGATCGAGCTGATGCTGACGAGGTATTGAAAGGGGAAGAGTGGTGACACAAGTTGGGTTGATATACATTTTCTATCACTCCCTATGATCTCATAGTTCTTTCACATTCAACCCAAATATATCGTTAATGTAGCATTAACAGCCGTGGCCATGCCCAGGTTTAGGTGGCCCATCTTTTTCGCTATACGACGCCACCGTTCTATCATGAAGTTCGAGCTGTAGTGGAGAAGAAGCTAATCGCAGAAGGGCTGATGGGCCTCTGGGAGGTCACAGTCTCCCTACCTTGACCAACATATGTGTTTCTGTCGGATTTTGACTATGGGACCAGCCCGAATATACGGTTAGCGAGCCCACCTTTGACCGACCCGCCGCGCCGTGCCTTACGGGGGTAGCCGAAGATCGAAGATTCCATTACGTTTGATGGCGGCACAGCCAcctatccaccaccaactcggTACTCGGCACGGACACAAAATGAACTAAGATATGGCGTTCTGCTGAGTTGGATCAGGTCCTGATTTAGCAAAATCCCCTCGTGGTAACTTGACCCACAATTATCGAAGAGCTGCATGACTGAGTTGTCGATATATGTCGGTT contains:
- a CDS encoding uncharacterized protein (COG:S; EggNog:ENOG503P65I), translating into MSRPRGLQPPTRSGEPPLIEEPGSSRGWITDDQISHHGASSHAPQPTISQEPSWQYSLQSIMTPPVTSYDGIPLPAPRTFSENESSRATAGYKDKNRDIEGEGELPPEEDVVVPEYSHSAYNYGTWSAADDRTLVLARSRGKHWVELQRTYFPTKTANACRKRYERLMERRGALEQDGQRLERISHEYMALRKQMWTPLADRVGEKWEVVEAACMSAGIRTIQSNARSHTNRWRKESRASQKGREAPLLLPRGPLNTGTPTLPTSEMGSTDMAGDLESPIPLQGPVHYQPHRDVGFMPPPPFPLSSSGSLPVDGTTPSIPFAGYLHVKSTRRPVVSRTNTEGRSTGAELGWNTSN